From one Triticum aestivum cultivar Chinese Spring chromosome 4B, IWGSC CS RefSeq v2.1, whole genome shotgun sequence genomic stretch:
- the LOC123093061 gene encoding BTB/POZ domain-containing protein NPY4: protein MKFMKLGSNPDTFQDDGSEVRIVETELVSDITVRLGNTKFYLHKFPLLSKCARFQKLIPTTGDENIDIHIHDIPGGPKAFEICAKFCYGMVVTLNAYNVVAARCAAEYLEMNETVDKGNLIYKIDVFLSSSIFRSWKDSIIVLGTTKAHLPWSEDLKLVSHCIDSIASKASVDTSKVEWSYTYNRKKLSTENDLDMQWNGVKKQPSVPKDWWVEDLTDLDIDSYKQVISAIKTMGMVPKDAVGEAIKAYTYKKLPSLSKVSMIHGDGKVRAMLVTITCLLPSEKGSVSCSFLLKLLRATNLLKCGEMCRKELVKRIGRQLDEASVSDLLIPTVDGETTGYDIDMILSIVEEYVRQDCKNAQKHNAEVNGHVQAPSASMITVAKVVDGYLTEVAKDPNTPVLKFINLAEAISGNSRPVHDGIYRAIDMYMKEHPSLSKSDKKKLCCLMDCKKLSPEACAHAVQNERLPLRTVVQVLYHEQTRASAAATVRADSICIGSYESSRSGATTNTEDEWDGVIAVEDLSLSSKTTKLEKCHSAEKSHGSSKSTTNGKAKGGATPKKVLGKMLSSKALTGERSSSDSSDSAILRSQDHPKRTPSRSTKPSAA, encoded by the exons ATGAAGTTCATGAAGCTCGGATCGAATCCGGACACCTTTCAAGACGATGGGAGCGAAGTCCG AATTGTGGAAACTGAATTGGTGAGCGATATCACTGTTCGTCTAGGGAACACAAAGTTTTACCTTCACAAG TTTCCACTTCTATCCAAGTGTGCTCGCTTTCAAAAGTTGATCCCAACAACTGGTGATGAAAATATTGATATCCACATCCATGACATTCCTGGTGGCCCAAAGGCTTTTGAGATATGTGCCAAGTTCTGCTATGGCATGGTTGTCACACTCAATGCGTACAATGTCGTTGCTGCCCGCTGCGCTGCAGAGTACTTGGAGATGAATGAAACTGTCGACAAGGGTAATCTGATCTACAAGATTGATGTCTTCCTCAGCTCAAGCATATTCAGGAGTTGGAAAGATTCTATTATTGTCCTTGGGACAACAAAGGCTCATTTACCATGGTCAGAGGATCTTAAGCTGGTTAGCCACTGCATTGATTCCATTGCTTCAAAAGCCTCTGTTGACACCTCCAAGGTTGAATGGTCATATACGTACAATCGCAAGAAGCTCTCAACTGAGAATGACCTTGATATGCAATGGAATGGGGTCAAGAAGCAGCCGTCTGTGCCAAAGGATTGGTGGGTCGAGGATCTCACAGATCTTGACATTGATTCCTACAAGCAAGTCATATCAGCTATCAAAACAATGGGTATGGTGCCCAAGGATGCTGTTGGTGAAGCAATCAAAGCCTACACATACAAGAAGCTCCCCTCATTAAGCAAGGTTTCAATGATCCATGGTGATGGAAAGGTCCGAGCGATGCTAGTTACCATCACATGCTTGCTACCATCAGAGAAAGGCTCAGTCTCATGCAGCTTCCTGCTAAAGCTACTGAGGGCAACCAATCTGCTTAAATGTGGAGAGATGTGCAGGAAAGAGCTGGTGAAGAGAATTGGACGGCAGCTGGATGAAGCATCCGTGTCAGATCTTCTTATTCCTACAGTCGATGGGGAGACAACTGGTTATGACATTGACATGATCCTTAGTATCGTCGAAGAGTATGTGAGGCAAGATTGCAAAAATGCTCAGAAACATAATGCTGAGGTGAACGGTCACGTGCAAGCACCTAGTGCATCTATGATCACAGTAGCAAAAGTTGTTGATGGTTATCTCACCGAGGTTGCAAAGGACCCCAATACCCCTGTTTTGAAGTTCATCAATCTTGCTGAGGCAATTTCAGGCAATTCAAGGCCTGTCCATGATGGGATATATCGCGCCATCGACATGTATATGAAG GAGCACCCAAGCCTAAGCAAGAGCGACAAGAAGAAGCTTTGCTGCCTCATGGACTGCAAGAAGTTGTCGCCAGAAGCATGCGCTCACGCCGTCCAGAACGAGCGCCTCCCTCTGAGGACCGTGGTTCAGGTGCTATACCACGAGCAGACAAGGGCATCCGCGGCGGCGACCGTCCGAGCTGACAGCATCTGCATCGGCTCCTACGAGAGCTCAAGGTCAGGCGCCACAACAAACACTGAAGACGAGTGGGATGGAGTCATAGCGGTGGAAGACCTGAGCCTTTCATCAAAGACCACGAAGCTAGAGAAATGCCACAGCGCCGAGAAGAGCCACGGCAGCAGCAAGAGCACCACCAACGGCAAGGCCAAGGGCGGCGCGACGCCGAAGAAGGTCCTCGGGAAGATGCTGTCGAGCAAAGCGCTGACCGGGGAGCGAAGCAGCTCGGACTCGTCGGACAGCGCCATCTTGCGGAGCCAGGACCATCCCAAGAGGACCCCCTCCAGGAGCACCAAGCCGTCGGCTGCCTAG